A genomic window from Brassica oleracea var. oleracea cultivar TO1000 chromosome C8, BOL, whole genome shotgun sequence includes:
- the LOC106308195 gene encoding RING-H2 finger protein ATL79, whose translation MPSFPSFSINTQPKHDGFGRTCLSSQLSMRLLSSEPQLNSTCKSQSCSWKPYSHPNDFAANASILLIIIFSSLICVLSLQAALRCCLRPVIQHDPKPDPDPEVSRSEAFPVLVYSPGLNLAGTEAECIICLSEFKDGDTLRVLDRCKHGFHVHCIQQWFSSNRSCPTCRTDIFSPTGTP comes from the coding sequence TAAACACACAACCAAAACATGATGGTTTTGGGAGAACTTGTCTGAGTTCCCAACTTTCAATGCGGCTGCTATCATCTGAACCTCAACTTAACTCTACATGTAAGTCCCAAAGCTGCAGCTGGAAGCCTTACTCCCATCCCAATGACTTTGCTGCCAACGCCTCTATCCTTCTCATCATCATCTTCTCATCTCTCATCTGCGTCCTCTCTCTCCAGGCTGCCTTACGTTGTTGCCTCCGTCCAGTCATCCAGCATGACCCTAAACCCGACCCTGACCCTGAGGTCTCTCGTTCAGAAGCTTTCCCGGTACTTGTTTACTCCCCTGGGCTGAACCTGGCAGGCACTGAAGCAGAGTGTATCATTTGCTTGTCTGAATTCAAGGACGGTGACACCCTCCGCGTGTTGGATAGATGCAAACATGGGTTCCACGTTCACTGTATCCAGCAGTGGTTCTCCTCCAACCGTTCTTGTCCCACTTGCCGTACAGACATCTTCTCACCAACCGGAACTCCTTAG